The genomic segment AAAATTTGCATAGAAAAAACAACCACATATTCCGTCTGCGACGGCAATCGCAAATGCGCTTGCAGGCAAAACCGGAAGATATCCGCTATATCCCTAGCCGAGGAGTGACACCGGAACAGATGCGAGATCTGCTAGGGGGACAATATCTGAAATATCAGAAAAGCATACTCATCACGGGGCCAACAGGTACGGGCAAAACCTGGCTCAGTTGTGCGCTTGGTGAGCAGGCATGCCGGCAGCAATATAGCGTGCGTTACTGGCGAGTGGGTCGGTTGCTGGCCCATCTTCACCAGTGTCAGATAGACGGGATCTATCTAAAACAGCTTAAGCAGTTAGAAAAAATAGAGTTACTGATCTTGGACGACGTGGGCCTAGAATCAATAAGTCCGATGCAGGCAACGATGCTGTTGGAGGTGATGGAAGATCGCTACGACAAAAGCAGCAGCATCCTGATCAGTCAACTGCCGGTGAAAAAATGGTATGGACTGATAGAAAACCCCACGACAGCTGACGCGTTACTCGATCGGTTAGTACACCCCAGCTATAGACTGGAACTTAAAGGCGAATCACTACGCAAAGAGCAAGGAGTAGCCAGCACAGGAAAAATAGACTAAACCCGAGTCAGAAGATGAGCGAACACGTGAACGAATATCACTGGAATGGGTGATCGGAAAATATCGGAATAACTGATCGGATGTCGCCGGAACAGCTGATCGGATACGTCGGAATCTGCAGATTTGTGAGCAGGCGATCTTCCACCGCCAGCTTCACCGCAATCTCTTGCCCCGGCAGTGAAAAATGCAGCGCATTGCGCACGATGTTTTCCACCGCGCGGCGCATCATTTCCGCGTTGCCTTTGACGGTATAGTCCGCCGGCTGCTGGGCGGTCAGTGTGATGGTCACCCGGGTGAGCTGCGCCTCGTACCGGGCGTCGTTGACCACCGCTTCCACCAGCCCCAGTAAATCGAAATACTCCTCCGCCAGCATGCCCTGGTGCTCCGCGCGCGAAAGCGCCAGCAGCTCCCCCACCATGCGATCCAGACGCTCGGCTTCCTGCTTGATGCGCGCCAGGGAGGTATCCACGTTAGCCGAATTCTGATGCGCCAGTCCGATGACCAATTGCAATCGGGCCAGCGGCGTGCGCAGTTCGTGGGAAATATCGTGCAGCAGCGCCTCACGCGCCGCGACCAGCACCTGCAGCCGCTCGGCCATGGCGTCAAAGTCCTTCGCTACTTCGGTTATCTCATCGTGACGGCGGCGTATAACGGGAAAGAGTCGCACCGTTAAATCCCCCAGGGACACGCGTGCAAAGGCCCGGCGCAGCTGGCGCATGGGGCGGGTCAGGTTCCAAGCCAGAAGCAAACTGAACAGCAGCCCGACCGTCATCCCCAGCCAGAACAGCGGACTGGGCATATTGAGGATATTGCTCCTGTGGCCGTTGTGATACTGCCTGCGTAAGCTTTCAAAGTCGTAGCGCAGCAGATATTGCCGACCATCGGCCGCCGTTACTTGCCGGTTGGCGATGGATTCCAGCGGCGGCAGCGCGGGGTTTCCCGACGGCCCGCGCCGGGGCCGGGCGCCGGCCTCCTCATCTCCCGCTGGCGTCGCCGGACGAATCCCCTTGTCGGCGAAAAAGGAAGCGTTTTCTGCCGCCGCCCCAGGTTTGCTGTCGGCGGGCGTTAACGGTTTGGCGACCAGCAGCGTTTGTTCCCCGTCCGGCCACTGCGCCATGAGTGCCTGCAATGCCGGTAGTCCGCCCGTTTTCAGCGCCGACTCGGCCGACACCATCTGCAAATGGATGAAACGTCGGGCGATAGACTCTTCCGGCGGTTCGTGGCGATTGCCATACAGGATAAAACCGACCCACAGCGCCTGGGTAATCAGCAGGAATATCAGCCAAAAGCCGAGCAGGATCTTCCAGAACAACCGCCCCGGTATTCTCATCAGCGGATCCGATAGCCGATACTGAGCACCGTTTCAATGCCCAAACTGCTGCCGGGCAGCAGCGACAATTTTTGCCGGATGTTGCTGATATGCACGTCGACGCTGCGATCGTACGCCTCGCGGCGACGGCCCAGCCCCTTTTCCGACAGGTCATCTTTTGACACCACTCTATCGGGCGCGCGGATCAAAAGCTCCAGCAGATTGAATTCCGAAGCGGTAAGATCGAACGCTTTCCCTCGCCATAAGCTGGTGCGGGTGGCGGGATTGAGTATCAGATCGCCGAAGCTTGCGACGCCGGCCTCGGCAGGCTGCTCCGGCCGTTCGTCGAAACGACGCAGCACCGCGCGCAGCCGCGCGACCAGCTCGCGGGGATAGCAGGGCTTGGGCATGTAATCATCTGCGCCCATTTCCAGACCGATGACGCGATCGATATTATCGCCTTTCGCGGTCAGCATGATAATCGGCATACGGCTGCTTTTGCGAACCTGGCGCAAGACATCGGTGCCGCTCATATCCGGTAGCATGATATCCAGAATCATAGCGGTATAGTCGCCGGAAAGCGCGCCGTCCCCCCCTTCCTGGCCGGTCAGGGCCAAGGAGGTATCGAAACCCTCCGCGGTCAGGTATTCGCTCAGCATTTTGCCCAGTTCCCGATCGTCATCAACCAGCAAAATTTTCATTTTTTTCTCCCCACAAACGTCGCCATTGCTCTCCCGCGTTAGCGCCAGACAGCCTTGCATCATTCATCAGGTCACAGGCCAGCCACTGTTTGACCCGCGAGTGAGCAAAAGGTGCTGCCAATAATGCCAGAATGCGGCAAAAGCGCTGACGCAGCATCAGCCTAATCAAATACTCCGGTGGACAAGTAGCGATCGCCGCGGTCGCCGCAGACGGCGACCACCAGACTCCCCGGGGCCTTTGCGGCCACGCGCAATGCGCCGGCCACCGCTCCGCCAGAGCTAACGCCGCAGAAAATACCCTCTTCCCGCGCCAGTCGGCGCATCGTCGTTTCCGCTTCGTCTTGAAGCATATCCAGGGTTCGAGCCACCAACTCAGACTGAAAAATAGCCGGCATATAGGCAGCCGGCCAGCGCCGGATGCCGGGAATACTGCTTCCCGGCATCGGCTGAAGCCCGACGATGGTGACGTCCGCACGGCGCGATTTCAAAAACCGGCCAACGCCCATGATGGTGCCGGTGGTGCCCATGCTGGACACAAAATGACTAATGCGCCCGTCGGTCTGACGCCAGATTTCCGGCCCGGTGGTGGTAAAATGCGCCAGCGGATTATCTGGATTATTGAATTGATCCAGTACCTTCCCGCCCGTGGCGCGGGCAAGCGCGCGCCCGGTCACGTGCGCCCTCCATCCCAAGCCCCTGATCCACCAAAATTAGTTCGGCCCCGTAGGCGCGCATTGCCGCCTGCCTCTCCATGCTCATATTGTCAGGCATCAGCAGTTTCAGACGATAACCCTTCAGCGCGGCAATCATCGCCAGGGCAATGCCGGTGTTGCCGCTGGTGGCCTCAATCAAGATATCGCCGGGGGCGATCTCGCCGCGCCGCCTGTTGAATCATGAATAAGGCGGCGCGATCCTTCACCGACCCCGCCGGATTATTGCCTTCCATCTTCAACCAAATCTCGCCGCCGCCACAGGCCCCTCCTCTGCGCACCGTCGCTAACAGGCGACCTGATCCTTGAGCGCCGGATAATCAGTATAGCCCTCTGCGCCGCGGGCATAGATGGTCTGCGGGTTGACCTCGTTTAGCGACGCCTGGCCGCGCAGGCGCTCCACCAAATCCGGGTTGGCGATATACAGTTTGCCGAACGCTACTGCCTCAGCGGCACCGGCGGCGACCGTGGCGGCAGCGCTTGCGCCGGTAAACCCTTCGTTGACGATTAAAGCGCCGTGGAAATGCTGCCGCAGCGTCGGCGCCAAGCGGTTGGGAAAGTCCAGCGCCTCACGGGCGAAGATGAAAGCCAGCCCGCACGCGTTTAATTCTCGCGCGACATAGCTGAACATCGCCTTGGGATCGGAATCACGCATGCTGTGGGTGTCCGACATCAGATTGAGATGCACCCCCACACGATCGGCGGGCCAGACGGTCAGCACCGCATCCACCGCCTCAAGCAAAAAGCGGGCGCGATTGGCTATCGAACCGCCGTAGCGATCGGTACGCTGGTTGGAACCGTCATGCAGGAACTAATCGAAAAGATAGCCATTGGCCGCGTGCAGCTCCACGCCGTCAAAGCCGCTGCGCTTGGCATTTTCCGCCGCCTGCCGGTAATCCTCTACGATCCCGGCGATTTCGTCGGTTTCCAGCGCCCGCGGCGTAACATAGGTTTTTTGCGGACGGATAACCGAGACAAAGCCCTCCGGCGCAATTGCGCTGGGGGCGACCGGCCGTTCGCCGTCAAGGTAAAGGGGATCGGATATCCGCCCGACGTGCCAAAGTTGGCTGACGATTTTACCGCCGGCCTGGTGCACCGCCGCGGTCACTTTCGCCCACGCCTGAGTCTGCTCCTGCGACAAAATCCCCGGCGTATTGGGATAACCGACGCCCTGCGGCGACACCGACGTCGCCTCGGTGAAAATCAACCCTGCGCTGGCTATAGTATTCCTGCGCCAGCGCCCCGGGCACGCGCTCGTCGTCGGCGCGCATCCGGGTGAGCGGGGCCATCACGATGCGGTTAGCCAGCTCGATAGCGCCAATCTTTATGGGTTCAAACAGTTCAGCCATGACTTACCAGTTCAGCCATGACTTACCTCGTTAAGGGGGATAGAGTGCCGATCGCTGACGCGACAGCCACCGGCCGCAACCCGCGTCAGGTTGGTTATTGATGAGATTTATTTCCTCACTATTAAGCCGCAAACGCCGCCGGGGGCTTTAACTGCACGGGCTTTTTCGATGTGAAATGCCGCGGCAGATCAACGGGTAACGGGCAACGGAACTTCGGCGGCGGACAGACCCGCGCAACGCACGGGTCATGAAAAGAGGAGGCCTTAGGCGCTTTCGGCGAAGGCTATCGGTTGCAGGGCTTTATCGCCGGTGTAGAGGCGGGCGTTCTGGCCACCGAGGTAGCGACGATCGCCTCGTGCCGGCGTGCCGGCCGACTCCGTCGCCACCACCACCGTCAAAGGCTGCGGGTGCCAGCCCAGCGGTTGTACTACCAATTGCCAGTAGTGGCTGCGCGGACTGACATCAATGATTTGTACCGGCAACGGGCAGCGGGCGGTGGGTTTTTCGCTTAACGCCATTTCCCACGGCCGCAGGAACAGCTCTACCTGCCCTTGATGAACCGGCGCGTAAGGCAACGGCCAATGGTACGGGCCGACAAAGAGCTCGGCGCCGCGGATTTCACCGTCCAGCCTGTTGACCTCGCCCAGGAACTCCAGCACAAAACGGCTTGCCGGCTCGCGCCAAACCTCCTGCGGCGTTCCCACCTGTTCGATGTTGCCCTGGCTCATCACTACTACCCGATCCGCCACTTCCATTGCCTCTTCCTGATCATGGGTGACAAACACGCTGGTGAACTTGAGCTCTTCGTGCAGCTGACGCAGCCAGCGGCGCAGCTCTTTACGCACCTGCGCATCCAGGGCGCCAAACGGCTCGTCGAGCAGCAGGATTTCCGGCTCCACCGCCAGCGCGCGCGCCAGCGCCACGCGCTGTTTTTGACCGCCGGAAAGCTGGGAAGGATAGCGCGCGGCCAAATGGCCCAGTTGCACCATCTCCAGCAGGCTGGCGACTTTCTGTTTGATAACGGCACGCCCGGGACGCTCCCGTCGCGGCAGGACCGTCAGACCGAAGGCGATATTTTCGGCGACGGTCATGTGGCGAAACAGGGCGTAGTGCTGGAACACAAACCCTACGTGGCGATCGCGGGCGTGCACCCGGCTGACGTCTTTACCGCCGAAACGTAAATGGCCGCTATTATGGTGTTCCAGCCCCGCGATAATACGCAAAAGCGTTGTCTTGCCCGAGCCGGAAGGTCCCAATAGCGCCACCATCTCCCCGGCGTTGATATCCAACGAAATAGCGTTCAGTACTTTGCTGTTATCAAAAAACTTACTGACCTTATCGATCGCGATACTCATTGAGATTCCCCCGGTTGAAGCTACGCTTGATGGCGCGCCAGGCGCCACTGCAGCCCGCTCTTCAAGCATAATGTCACAATCGCCATCAGGGTCAGCAGCGCGGCGGCGGTAAACGCGCCCACGGTGTTGTAATCCTGATGGAGTAATTCCACCTGCAGCGGCAGGGTATAGGTTTCACCGCGGATCGACCCCGACACCACCGATACCGCCCCAAACTCGCCGATGGCGCGGGCGTTGGTCAGGATGACGCCATACAGCAACGCCCAGCGGATATTGGGCAGCGTAACGCGGCGGAACATCTGCCAGCCGGATGCGCCCAGCAGAATGGCGGCTTCATCCTCCTCGCTGCCCTGACTGAGCATCACCGGCACCAGTTCGCGCACTACAAATGGACAGGTGACGAATATCGTCACCAGCGCCATTCCCGGCCAGGAGAACATCAACTGTAAATTATGCTCGTCCAGCCAGCCGCCGAGGGGGCCGTTAGTGCCATAAAACAGCAGATACAACAGGCCCGCCACTACCGGGGAGACCGCGAACGGCACATCCATCAACGTCAGCAACAGTTGGCGGCCGCGGAAATTGAACCGCGTCACCAACCAGGCCATTAACGTACCGAAAACCACATTGACCGGTACGGTTATCAGCGCAATCAGCACCGTAAGCCAGATGGCGTGCAGCATGTCGCTATCGTTGAGATTGCGCCCCACCGCCGCCAGCCCTTCCGCCAGCGCGGTGGCGAAAATCGAAATCAGCGGCACCAGGAGCAACAGCAGCGAAACCAGCGCGCCGAGGCCGATCAACAGCCATTTTCCCCACGGGAAAGGCGCGCGTGCGGCGCCGTTAAAGGCGGAGATATCCGTCATCATTGCCCTCCCAACCGGCGGCCAAAGCGTGATTGCAGCACATTAATGATAAACAGCAGCAGCAGCGACGCCGCCAGGATCACCGAGGCGATGGCGCTGG from the Candidatus Sodalis pierantonius str. SOPE genome contains:
- the istB gene encoding IS21-like element ISSoEn3 family helper ATPase IstB — its product is MDTLLMALRELKLSAMVQALETQRELPGSYGELGFEERLSLMVEAENLHRKNNHIFRLRRQSQMRLQAKPEDIRYIPSRGVTPEQMRDLLGGQYLKYQKSILITGPTGTGKTWLSCALGEQACRQQYSVRYWRVGRLLAHLHQCQIDGIYLKQLKQLEKIELLILDDVGLESISPMQATMLLEVMEDRYDKSSSILISQLPVKKWYGLIENPTTADALLDRLVHPSYRLELKGESLRKEQGVASTGKID
- a CDS encoding response regulator transcription factor; its protein translation is MKILLVDDDRELGKMLSEYLTAEGFDTSLALTGQEGGDGALSGDYTAMILDIMLPDMSGTDVLRQVRKSSRMPIIMLTAKGDNIDRVIGLEMGADDYMPKPCYPRELVARLRAVLRRFDERPEQPAEAGVASFGDLILNPATRTSLWRGKAFDLTASEFNLLELLIRAPDRVVSKDDLSEKGLGRRREAYDRSVDVHISNIRQKLSLLPGSSLGIETVLSIGYRIR
- the cysA gene encoding sulfate/thiosulfate ABC transporter ATP-binding protein CysA translates to MSIAIDKVSKFFDNSKVLNAISLDINAGEMVALLGPSGSGKTTLLRIIAGLEHHNSGHLRFGGKDVSRVHARDRHVGFVFQHYALFRHMTVAENIAFGLTVLPRRERPGRAVIKQKVASLLEMVQLGHLAARYPSQLSGGQKQRVALARALAVEPEILLLDEPFGALDAQVRKELRRWLRQLHEELKFTSVFVTHDQEEAMEVADRVVVMSQGNIEQVGTPQEVWREPASRFVLEFLGEVNRLDGEIRGAELFVGPYHWPLPYAPVHQGQVELFLRPWEMALSEKPTARCPLPVQIIDVSPRSHYWQLVVQPLGWHPQPLTVVVATESAGTPARGDRRYLGGQNARLYTGDKALQPIAFAESA
- the cysW gene encoding sulfate/thiosulfate ABC transporter permease CysW, with protein sequence MTDISAFNGAARAPFPWGKWLLIGLGALVSLLLLLVPLISIFATALAEGLAAVGRNLNDSDMLHAIWLTVLIALITVPVNVVFGTLMAWLVTRFNFRGRQLLLTLMDVPFAVSPVVAGLLYLLFYGTNGPLGGWLDEHNLQLMFSWPGMALVTIFVTCPFVVRELVPVMLSQGSEEDEAAILLGASGWQMFRRVTLPNIRWALLYGVILTNARAIGEFGAVSVVSGSIRGETYTLPLQVELLHQDYNTVGAFTAAALLTLMAIVTLCLKSGLQWRLARHQA